From a region of the Tenggerimyces flavus genome:
- a CDS encoding helix-turn-helix domain-containing protein, with protein MTEDYLARIGNLIRDSRKHRGLTQTQLAEALGTSQSAVNRIERGHQNLSLEMIARIGAALDSEIVALGHTTPTHLRVVGGSQLSGAIDVKTSKNAGVALLCASLLNKGRTTLRKVARIEEVNRILDVLHSIGVKTRWLNEENDLEIVRPEQLDLDALDLEAARRTRSIIMFLGPLLHDETRFKLPYAGGCDLGTRTIEPHMHALRPFGLEVKATGGFYHAEVDRSVSPKRPIVLIERSDTGTENVLLAAARNPSVTIIRNASPNYMVQDLCVFLQKLGVQIDGLGTTTLTVQGVEEISTDVDYAPSEDPIEAMSLLTAAIVTGSQLTVRRAPVEFLEIELAILEEMGLDYSRSNEYVAANGFTRLVDLEVRPSRLHSPIDKIHPMPFPGLNVDNIPFFAGIAAVAHGSTLIHDWVYENRALHLTELTKLGATVKLADPHRIYVEGPTRWRAAEVICPPALRPAVVILLGMMAAKGTSVLRNVYVIHRGYEELAERLNQLGAQIETFRDI; from the coding sequence ATGACGGAGGACTACCTCGCCCGGATCGGCAATCTCATCCGGGACTCGCGCAAGCACCGTGGCTTGACGCAGACCCAGCTCGCCGAGGCGCTCGGCACCAGCCAGAGCGCGGTGAACCGGATCGAACGCGGGCACCAGAATCTCAGCCTGGAGATGATCGCCCGCATCGGGGCGGCCCTCGACAGCGAGATTGTCGCGCTCGGTCACACGACGCCTACGCATCTGCGCGTCGTCGGCGGCAGCCAGCTCTCCGGCGCGATCGACGTCAAGACCAGCAAGAACGCGGGCGTCGCCCTCCTCTGCGCGAGCCTGCTCAACAAGGGCCGCACCACCCTCCGCAAGGTCGCCCGCATCGAGGAGGTCAACCGGATCCTCGACGTCCTGCACAGCATCGGCGTCAAGACTCGTTGGCTGAACGAGGAGAACGACCTCGAGATCGTCCGCCCCGAGCAACTCGACCTTGACGCGCTCGATCTCGAAGCAGCGCGACGTACGCGTTCGATCATCATGTTCCTCGGCCCGTTGCTGCACGACGAGACGAGGTTCAAGCTCCCGTACGCCGGTGGCTGCGACCTCGGTACGCGCACGATCGAGCCGCACATGCACGCGCTGCGCCCGTTCGGCCTCGAGGTCAAGGCGACCGGCGGCTTCTACCACGCCGAGGTCGACCGCTCCGTCTCGCCGAAGCGCCCGATCGTGCTCATCGAGCGCAGCGACACCGGCACGGAGAACGTCCTACTCGCCGCGGCCCGCAATCCGAGCGTCACGATCATCCGGAACGCCAGCCCCAACTACATGGTGCAGGACCTCTGCGTGTTCCTGCAGAAGCTCGGCGTCCAGATCGACGGCCTCGGCACCACCACGCTCACCGTGCAGGGCGTCGAGGAAATCTCCACCGACGTTGACTATGCGCCGTCGGAGGACCCGATCGAGGCGATGAGCCTGCTCACCGCGGCGATCGTCACCGGCTCCCAGCTCACCGTGCGGCGCGCGCCGGTCGAGTTCCTCGAGATCGAGCTCGCGATCCTCGAGGAGATGGGACTGGACTACTCGCGCAGCAATGAGTACGTCGCCGCCAACGGCTTCACGCGACTCGTCGACCTCGAGGTCCGCCCGTCCAGGCTGCACTCGCCGATCGACAAGATCCACCCGATGCCGTTCCCGGGCCTGAACGTCGACAACATCCCGTTCTTCGCCGGCATCGCTGCGGTCGCGCACGGGTCGACGCTGATCCACGACTGGGTGTACGAGAACCGCGCGCTTCACCTTACGGAGTTGACGAAACTCGGCGCGACAGTCAAGCTCGCCGACCCGCACCGGATCTACGTCGAAGGCCCGACCCGCTGGCGCGCGGCCGAGGTGATCTGCCCGCCCGCGCTCCGTCCGGCCGTGGTGATCCTGCTCGGCATGATGGCGGCGAAGGGTACGTCGGTGCTGCGGAACGTGTACGTGATCCACCGTGGCTACGAGGAACTCGCCGAACGCCTCAACCAGCTCGGCGCGCAGATCGAGACGTTCCGCGACATCTAG
- a CDS encoding N-acetyltransferase encodes MRLRSGQPVEITTVAERPELVGKGFDAGPWGTFMQYNRVADAHYFMSVKVFPELCLVATDEDGSVVANAHAVRFALRGELPPGGYEQLLVWAYQDHERGSATDAAGALNISVAAGLQGQGLSGLMLGALRSAVAAAGLDRLVAPVRPTWKDREPRTPMASYVARLRPDGLPYDPWLRTHVRAGGRIVGIASTSWLIAGTLAEWRAWTGLPFSTDGFVEVPHALAPVRCSVADDYAVYVEPGVWVEHCVRSS; translated from the coding sequence GTGCGGCTGCGTTCGGGGCAGCCGGTCGAGATCACGACCGTGGCCGAGCGTCCTGAGCTGGTGGGGAAGGGCTTCGACGCCGGGCCGTGGGGCACTTTCATGCAGTACAACCGGGTGGCGGACGCGCACTACTTCATGTCGGTGAAGGTGTTCCCGGAGCTCTGTCTCGTCGCGACCGATGAGGACGGCTCGGTCGTCGCCAACGCTCACGCGGTGCGGTTCGCGTTGCGTGGCGAGCTTCCTCCGGGCGGGTACGAGCAGCTGCTGGTGTGGGCGTACCAGGACCATGAACGCGGCAGCGCGACTGACGCTGCGGGTGCGCTCAACATCAGCGTGGCCGCGGGACTTCAGGGGCAGGGGCTGTCCGGGTTGATGCTCGGCGCGCTGCGTTCCGCCGTTGCCGCCGCTGGGCTGGATCGGCTGGTGGCGCCGGTGCGGCCGACGTGGAAGGACCGCGAGCCGCGGACGCCGATGGCCTCGTACGTTGCCCGCCTGCGCCCGGACGGTCTGCCGTACGACCCGTGGCTCCGTACCCACGTCCGCGCGGGCGGCCGCATCGTTGGCATCGCTTCGACGTCGTGGCTGATCGCCGGGACGCTCGCCGAATGGCGTGCGTGGACTGGACTTCCGTTCTCTACCGACGGCTTTGTCGAGGTTCCGCACGCCCTCGCTCCCGTGCGCTGCTCGGTTGCCGACGACTACGCGGTCTACGTCGAGCCGGGCGTGTGGGTCGAGCACTGCGTGCGGTCGTCGTGA
- a CDS encoding PHP domain-containing protein, with protein sequence MHSEWSWDARRGSMERTCTRAVELGLPAVAFTEHADHTRLTIPEGSFFEQAHGHLVAEDRTLQAPPLDLTGYLESVQRCRDKYPDLKILSGVELGEAHWHADAVATLLEAGQFDRVLGSQHCLQVGSQRYEIPDLYLLMPPAEIMHAYLAEVHRLIESSDVFAVLGHIDYAVRGWVVNVGPFDPWAFEDEFRHVLRALAGSGRALEVNTRVPLHPEIVRWWRQEGGDAITFASDAHEPMALANGFAEAVAMVESIGFRPGRHPYDLWRRG encoded by the coding sequence GTGCACAGCGAGTGGTCCTGGGACGCGCGCAGGGGGTCGATGGAACGGACCTGCACGCGGGCCGTCGAGCTCGGCCTGCCCGCCGTGGCGTTCACCGAGCACGCCGACCACACCCGGCTCACGATCCCGGAGGGCAGCTTCTTCGAGCAGGCGCACGGCCACCTCGTCGCGGAAGACCGGACGCTGCAAGCGCCGCCGCTGGACCTCACCGGCTACCTCGAGAGCGTGCAGCGGTGCCGCGACAAGTACCCCGACCTGAAGATCCTGTCCGGCGTCGAGCTCGGCGAGGCGCACTGGCACGCCGACGCCGTGGCGACGCTGCTCGAGGCCGGCCAGTTCGACCGGGTCCTCGGCTCGCAGCACTGCCTCCAGGTCGGGTCGCAGCGATACGAGATCCCGGACCTCTACCTGCTGATGCCGCCGGCCGAGATCATGCACGCGTACCTGGCCGAGGTGCATCGGCTGATCGAGTCCTCGGACGTCTTCGCGGTGCTCGGCCACATCGACTACGCGGTCCGCGGATGGGTGGTCAACGTGGGGCCGTTCGACCCGTGGGCGTTCGAGGACGAGTTCCGGCACGTCCTGCGAGCGCTCGCCGGCAGCGGACGGGCGTTGGAGGTGAACACCCGCGTGCCGCTCCACCCGGAGATCGTGCGCTGGTGGCGCCAGGAGGGCGGGGACGCGATCACGTTCGCGAGCGACGCCCACGAGCCGATGGCGTTGGCGAACGGGTTCGCCGAGGCCGTCGCGATGGTGGAGTCGATCGGCTTCCGCCCCGGCCGCCACCCGTACGACCTGTGGCGGCGCGGCTGA
- a CDS encoding aminoglycoside phosphotransferase family protein, producing the protein MPAGLAERIVAYHEDGAAWLDELPRLVSRCAERWELSVLDAYEPGGDASWVAPARRRTGELAVLQITVPSAAMSDQVVALRAWGGRGAVELFEYDETVRASLLECCVPGDHASELATAEADEVAAAVLPQLWAASPPDAMPLLGEMCRFRSRVMAGRAESSPENAVAYLEASRLYGSLPASAPRTVLLHGDFHRRNVLRSSRGWLAVDPGPWLGDPSFDVACFLQHDMDDPATIARADRLSERLDLDPVRTRQWLFAVAVQAASWFLTVGDEAQHRAIMTVASRLEDE; encoded by the coding sequence GTGCCGGCCGGCCTTGCCGAGCGCATCGTCGCGTACCACGAGGACGGCGCGGCGTGGCTCGACGAACTGCCCAGGCTCGTTTCCCGTTGCGCCGAACGATGGGAGCTGTCCGTTCTCGACGCGTACGAGCCCGGCGGCGACGCGAGCTGGGTCGCGCCCGCGCGGCGGCGGACGGGCGAGCTCGCCGTTCTGCAGATCACCGTCCCGTCGGCCGCGATGTCCGATCAGGTCGTCGCGCTGCGCGCCTGGGGCGGACGGGGCGCGGTCGAGCTGTTCGAGTACGACGAGACGGTGCGGGCGTCGTTGTTGGAGTGTTGCGTCCCCGGGGACCACGCGAGCGAGCTGGCGACGGCGGAGGCGGACGAGGTGGCGGCGGCTGTGCTCCCGCAGCTATGGGCCGCTTCGCCTCCGGACGCGATGCCTCTGCTCGGAGAGATGTGCCGATTCCGCAGCAGGGTGATGGCCGGGCGTGCGGAGTCGTCCCCGGAGAACGCGGTCGCGTACCTGGAAGCGTCGCGGCTGTACGGTTCGCTGCCGGCGTCTGCGCCGCGAACGGTCTTGCTGCACGGCGATTTCCATCGGCGCAACGTTCTGCGCTCTTCGCGTGGCTGGCTCGCGGTCGACCCCGGACCATGGCTGGGCGATCCCTCGTTCGACGTCGCCTGCTTCCTGCAGCACGACATGGACGACCCCGCGACGATCGCGCGGGCGGACCGGCTGTCGGAACGACTGGACCTCGATCCCGTGCGTACGCGGCAATGGCTGTTCGCGGTGGCGGTGCAGGCCGCTTCGTGGTTCCTCACCGTCGGCGACGAAGCCCAGCATCGGGCGATCATGACGGTGGCCTCCCGGCTGGAGGACGAGTGA
- a CDS encoding transporter substrate-binding domain-containing protein: MENVAKDLAPSGVLRASINLGNPVLAQGTPEAPTGVTVDIAREVATRLNLELELVCFDAARKSFEAMTNGSADLGFLANEPARAAEIAFTAPYVVIEGVFAVPGDSDLRTTADVDREGVRVGINQGSAYDLFLTRTLQHATLVRSDDGVDTFVTQGLEAAAGIRQPLTAFVAEHPEVRLIDEPFMQIKQAVGTTKDKSPATLQFLHDLVEELKANGFVADSLRRAHQSATVAPAA, translated from the coding sequence ATGGAGAACGTAGCCAAGGATCTCGCGCCGTCGGGCGTTCTGCGCGCCTCGATCAACCTCGGCAACCCGGTCCTCGCGCAGGGCACGCCCGAGGCGCCCACTGGGGTGACGGTCGACATCGCGCGCGAGGTCGCCACACGGCTCAACCTCGAACTCGAGCTCGTCTGCTTCGATGCGGCGAGGAAGTCTTTCGAGGCGATGACGAACGGGTCGGCTGATCTGGGGTTCCTTGCCAACGAGCCGGCTCGGGCGGCGGAGATTGCTTTCACGGCGCCCTACGTGGTGATTGAGGGGGTCTTCGCTGTCCCCGGTGACTCGGACCTGCGCACCACCGCTGACGTTGATCGCGAGGGTGTGCGCGTCGGCATCAACCAGGGCTCTGCGTACGACTTGTTTCTCACGCGCACGCTCCAGCACGCCACGCTTGTCCGTAGCGACGACGGCGTCGATACGTTCGTTACGCAGGGGCTCGAGGCTGCCGCGGGCATCCGGCAGCCGCTGACCGCGTTCGTCGCCGAGCATCCGGAAGTCCGCCTGATCGACGAGCCGTTCATGCAGATCAAGCAGGCCGTCGGCACGACGAAGGACAAGAGTCCGGCGACCCTCCAGTTCCTCCACGATCTCGTCGAGGAGCTCAAGGCGAACGGCTTCGTCGCTGACTCGCTTCGCCGGGCTCACCAGTCGGCTACTGTCGCGCCCGCCGCATGA
- a CDS encoding phosphotransferase family protein — MDSELAPLLTAIEAEDRGVDLSGAVLKSGWESLVVETRDGWILRFPRPHVDFARELAVLELLAARVPVPIPRVEWVGRLRPFAAYRKLTGQEFAATRFYSLSPVRQKVLASSFAEFLLAVHSALSPAEIASLNLPVLDHAGAVAGLEERLPLVPASARPAVDELIAEVRAYWVDVPAPERRTVLHNDFHFGNLVLDERTGAVAAVWDFSCVSLGEPSFDLRYLMKAPRLVELLSNTYTIRGGHPLNLPAAENARRLEAVTDALDLGEPETIPDLVRSWS, encoded by the coding sequence GTGGACTCAGAGCTCGCGCCGCTGCTGACCGCGATCGAAGCAGAGGATCGCGGCGTGGATCTGTCCGGCGCGGTGCTCAAGTCCGGCTGGGAGAGCCTGGTCGTAGAGACGCGGGACGGCTGGATCCTGCGCTTCCCGCGGCCACATGTGGACTTCGCCCGCGAGCTCGCGGTGTTGGAGCTGCTTGCCGCGCGGGTGCCCGTTCCGATCCCGCGGGTGGAGTGGGTCGGTCGGCTGCGGCCGTTCGCGGCGTACCGGAAGCTCACTGGCCAGGAGTTCGCCGCCACGCGGTTCTACTCGCTGTCGCCGGTACGGCAGAAGGTGCTGGCGTCGTCGTTCGCCGAGTTCCTGCTGGCTGTCCACTCGGCCCTCTCGCCGGCGGAGATCGCGTCGTTGAACCTTCCCGTTCTCGACCACGCCGGCGCGGTGGCGGGTCTGGAGGAGCGTCTCCCGCTCGTCCCCGCGTCGGCGCGTCCGGCGGTAGATGAGCTGATCGCCGAGGTTCGTGCTTACTGGGTTGACGTTCCAGCGCCGGAACGTCGGACCGTGCTGCACAACGACTTCCACTTCGGCAACCTCGTTCTGGACGAACGTACCGGCGCCGTCGCCGCGGTGTGGGACTTCTCCTGCGTGAGCCTGGGCGAGCCCTCGTTCGACCTCCGCTACCTGATGAAGGCGCCGCGGCTGGTCGAGCTGCTGTCGAACACGTACACGATCCGCGGTGGCCATCCGCTCAACCTTCCGGCCGCCGAGAACGCTCGCCGGCTCGAAGCCGTCACCGATGCCTTGGACCTGGGCGAACCAGAGACCATCCCCGACCTCGTACGGTCCTGGAGCTGA
- a CDS encoding GNAT family N-acetyltransferase: protein MSVEIRPFGREYADGVVALAQAEGWPTFSDAERVTRLLTAPGVVGLVAVQNDKVVGAAQLLTDGHQAYLAILVVAAEARGQGIGKRLIEAGFQASKAVRMDLLSTPESEEFYRRFTHREITGLRLFQGAPREAGDSEPGLR from the coding sequence ATGAGCGTGGAGATCCGGCCGTTCGGCCGCGAGTACGCGGACGGCGTCGTCGCGCTCGCCCAAGCGGAGGGGTGGCCGACGTTCTCCGACGCTGAGCGGGTGACCCGTCTCCTCACCGCTCCCGGCGTCGTCGGCCTCGTCGCCGTACAGAACGACAAGGTGGTCGGAGCCGCACAGCTGCTGACCGACGGCCACCAGGCCTACCTGGCCATTCTCGTCGTCGCCGCCGAAGCCCGCGGTCAAGGCATCGGCAAGCGCCTCATCGAAGCGGGGTTCCAAGCCAGCAAGGCCGTACGCATGGATCTGCTGAGCACGCCCGAGTCGGAGGAGTTCTACCGCCGCTTCACGCACCGCGAGATCACCGGTCTCCGCCTGTTCCAAGGAGCGCCTCGAGAAGCCGGTGACAGCGAACCGGGTCTTCGGTAA
- a CDS encoding AAA family ATPase, which translates to MGLERLYVVAGAPGVGKTTLLPALVAEADGEVVFDTDELLEDGSLIGVPIATMEAAPIWPAYNRMWERIINAVRRAGHPVIFLSAVPDEDELTADVHWAGLDCADALRRTRLEARGWVEEEIEDAMVDAKALRSLIAPRFDTDDQDASALARRILQWVRKNP; encoded by the coding sequence ATGGGACTGGAACGGCTGTACGTCGTCGCCGGCGCGCCCGGCGTCGGCAAGACCACGCTGCTCCCAGCGCTTGTCGCGGAGGCGGACGGCGAGGTGGTCTTCGACACCGACGAGCTCCTCGAGGACGGCAGCCTGATCGGCGTACCCATCGCCACCATGGAGGCCGCGCCGATCTGGCCCGCCTACAACCGGATGTGGGAACGAATCATCAACGCCGTAAGGCGAGCCGGGCACCCCGTCATCTTCCTCTCCGCTGTCCCCGACGAAGACGAGCTCACGGCAGACGTGCACTGGGCAGGACTCGACTGCGCCGACGCGCTACGGAGAACTCGGCTCGAGGCCCGCGGCTGGGTCGAGGAGGAGATCGAGGATGCGATGGTCGACGCGAAGGCGCTCCGCTCGTTGATCGCGCCCAGGTTCGACACCGACGACCAGGACGCCAGCGCACTCGCTCGGCGAATCCTGCAATGGGTAAGGAAGAATCCCTAA
- a CDS encoding aminoglycoside phosphotransferase family protein, translated as MSAVEELCALWGLELDPGQRAFGDWNLVLLAHRGSEPCVLRVSGPEVNAVEEVTALRAWNGRGAVRVLEARSDAMLLERLDPHRSLRTVKLPDALEIAGDLIRTLSVPAPPGLPLLVDIAREYAEGLDAWQLAQGSPVPPAWLDRARTLAIELTSDPGTDLVHGDLHFDNILAGTRSPWLAIDPKPFVGHPERSVAELMWTRLDEVTDVHGTLAAVVRAGGLDADRALAWTIVQTTHYWLWALGAGLTEDPVRCHRLLEALLGTGGDR; from the coding sequence GTGAGCGCTGTCGAGGAGCTCTGTGCCCTCTGGGGGTTGGAGCTGGATCCGGGGCAGCGCGCGTTTGGTGACTGGAACCTCGTCCTGCTCGCGCATCGGGGCAGTGAGCCGTGCGTTCTCCGCGTGTCCGGACCCGAGGTCAACGCGGTCGAGGAGGTGACGGCTCTGCGAGCCTGGAACGGACGCGGTGCCGTGCGGGTGCTCGAGGCTCGGTCGGACGCGATGCTGCTCGAGCGGCTCGATCCCCATCGTTCGCTTCGGACAGTCAAGTTGCCTGACGCTTTGGAGATCGCGGGCGACCTCATCCGTACCCTCAGCGTGCCGGCGCCACCGGGGCTGCCGCTGTTGGTCGACATCGCGCGGGAGTACGCGGAGGGTCTGGATGCGTGGCAGCTTGCGCAGGGCTCGCCCGTACCGCCGGCCTGGCTGGATCGTGCGCGTACGTTGGCGATCGAGCTGACCTCCGACCCGGGCACCGACCTCGTGCACGGCGACCTGCACTTCGACAACATCCTGGCGGGCACCCGTTCGCCGTGGTTGGCGATCGACCCGAAGCCGTTCGTAGGCCACCCGGAACGTTCGGTCGCCGAGCTCATGTGGACTCGCCTCGACGAGGTCACCGACGTGCACGGCACACTGGCCGCCGTGGTCCGCGCGGGCGGCCTCGACGCGGATCGTGCGCTGGCGTGGACAATTGTTCAGACGACTCACTATTGGCTCTGGGCCCTCGGCGCAGGCCTTACCGAAGACCCGGTTCGCTGTCACCGGCTTCTCGAGGCGCTCCTTGGAACAGGCGGAGACCGGTGA